The following are encoded in a window of Ignicoccus islandicus DSM 13165 genomic DNA:
- a CDS encoding MFS transporter has translation MNQWKGIALAFALSLSSSVVSVSLPYMLLYLKGILAPSKTLPAQLVAIDLGALSTAFMLSRTVASSLSHLSRPSIASLTLLISLIGMAFSTSVPQLLIFRILQGSSLGLIWPHIEYSIAKSDRKSSNLALLNLFSNLGFSTGNLMGGFLILPTHPASVRIPFGVSALIALASLPLLVNLNVYKGRGSTSSAMKYLYLSALFSGIALGMRVSVLPTYIIQYVTASPKMYSIAMAIPGYTVLFVSYLIARKTDFLSIEKKLLLSSQLKFIQAISTSLIGFTRDYVALVLLLMLSRLGASTSVSISKAAQGEMGASVKHFGFRQTMFGLGNAIGPLVGSFLYTYLEGIGLGGGWVFAFSALMNVLSSYSLWKSMVHLRNS, from the coding sequence ATGAACCAATGGAAGGGAATAGCATTAGCGTTCGCGCTATCGCTAAGCTCGTCCGTCGTCTCAGTTAGTTTGCCCTACATGTTGTTATACCTAAAGGGAATCCTAGCCCCTTCCAAAACGTTGCCCGCGCAATTGGTCGCTATTGACTTAGGGGCTCTATCGACTGCATTCATGCTTAGTAGAACGGTTGCTTCTTCCCTTTCGCACCTCTCGAGGCCATCTATAGCGTCTCTAACGTTATTGATATCGCTAATTGGCATGGCGTTCTCAACGAGCGTTCCCCAGTTACTAATCTTTAGGATACTCCAAGGTTCCTCGCTAGGGCTCATCTGGCCCCACATAGAGTACAGTATAGCGAAAAGTGATAGGAAGTCCTCGAACTTAGCTTTACTGAACTTGTTTTCGAACTTGGGGTTCTCTACCGGAAACTTAATGGGAGGGTTCCTAATATTACCAACGCATCCAGCTAGCGTTAGGATCCCATTCGGCGTTTCAGCTCTGATAGCGCTTGCTAGCTTACCTCTGCTCGTCAATTTAAACGTCTATAAAGGTAGGGGTTCGACTTCGAGCGCCATGAAATACCTCTACCTAAGTGCCCTCTTCAGCGGTATAGCCCTCGGAATGAGGGTTTCCGTCTTACCTACTTACATTATCCAATACGTTACGGCATCTCCCAAAATGTATTCAATTGCAATGGCAATTCCGGGTTACACGGTTCTATTCGTCTCATACCTAATAGCCAGGAAGACCGACTTCTTAAGCATTGAGAAGAAGCTCCTCCTCAGTTCTCAACTTAAGTTCATACAAGCAATAAGCACCTCCCTGATAGGCTTCACTAGGGATTACGTTGCACTGGTGCTCTTGTTGATGCTCAGTAGGTTAGGCGCTTCAACTTCGGTATCGATATCCAAAGCAGCTCAAGGCGAAATGGGGGCCTCCGTGAAGCACTTCGGTTTCAGGCAAACGATGTTCGGTCTAGGCAACGCGATAGGGCCCCTAGTAGGGTCATTCCTATATACTTACCTCGAGGGAATAGGTCTTGGAGGAGGTTGGGTGTTCGCTTTCTCTGCCCTTATGAACGTGCTCTCATCATACTCACTGTGGAAGAGTATGGTACATTTGAGGAATAGCTGA